A part of Caretta caretta isolate rCarCar2 chromosome 1, rCarCar1.hap1, whole genome shotgun sequence genomic DNA contains:
- the SERPINH1 gene encoding serpin H1 — MWVTSLLALCALVAAVPSEDKKLSDKAAALADRSATLAFNLYHTMAKDKNMENILVSPVVVASSLGLVSLGGKDTTASQAKAVLSADKLNDDYIHGGLSELLNEVSNSTARNVTWKLGNRLYGPSSISFADDFVKSSKKHYNYEHSKINFRDKRSALKSINEWASQTTNGKLPEVTTNVEKTDGALIVNAMFFKPHWEERFHHKMVDNRGFMVTRSYTVGVPMMHRTGLYNYFDDEAEKLQIVEMPLAHKLSSMIFIMPNHVEPLERVEKLLTREQLKTWIGKLKKRAVAISLPKVSLEVSHDLQKHLVDLGLTEAMDKNKADLSKISGKKDLYLSNVFHAAALEWDTEGNPFDADIYGREEMRNPKLFYADHPFVFVIKDNKTNSILFIGRLVKPKGDKMRDEL, encoded by the exons ATGTGGGTGACCAGTCTTCTGGCCCTCTGTGCCCTAGTGGCTGCAGTGCCCTCGGAAGATAAGAAGCTGAGTGATAAGGCAGCCGCCTTAGCTGACCGCAGCGCAACTCTCGCCTTCAACCTCTACCACACGATGGCTAAAGACAAGAACATGGAGAACATCCTCGTGTCTCCCGTGGTGGTGGCCTCCTCGCTTGGCCTGGTGTCACTCGGTGGCAAGGACACCACAGCCTCTCAAGCCAAGGCCGTGCTCAGCGCCGACAAGCTGAACGACGACTACATTCACGGTGGGCTGTCGGAGCTCCTGAACGAGGTCAGCAACTCCACCGCCCGCAATGTCACCTGGAAGCTCGGGAACCGCTTGTATGGCCCCAGCTCCATCAGCTTTGCTGATGACTTTGTGAAGAGCAGCAAGAAGCATTACAACTATGAACACTCCAAGATCAACTTCAGGGACAAGAGGAGCGCCCTGAAATCCATCAACGAGTGGGCATCCCAGACCACCAATGGCAAGCTCCCAGAGGTCACCACGAATGTGGAGAAGACCGACGGGGCCCTGATCGTCAACGCCATGTTCTTCAAGC CTCACTGGGAGGAGAGGTTCCATCACAAGATGGTGGACAACCGTGGCTTTATGGTGACCCGTTCTTACACAGTGGGAGTTCCCATGATGCACCGCACAG gtcTGTACAACTACTTTGATGATGAGGCAGAGAAACTTCAGATTGTGGAGATGCCTCTCGCTCACAAACTCTCCAGCATGATCTTCATTATGCCCAACCACGTGGAGCCACTGGAGAGAGTTGAGAAGCTGTTGACCAGAGAGCAACTGAAAACTTGGATCGGCAAGTTGAAGAAGAGAGCCGTGGCCATTTCTTTGCCGAAAGTCAGCTTGGAAGTTAGCCATGATCTTCAG AAACACTTGGTGGACCTTGGCTTGACTGAAGCCATGGACAAGAACAAGGCTGACCTGTCCAAGATTTCAGGCAAGAAAGATCTCTACCTTTCCAACGTCTTCCATGCCGCGGCCCTCGAGTGGGACACTGAGGGGAACCCCTTTGATGCTGACATCTATGGCCGAGAAGAAATGAGGAACCCGAAACTCTTCTACGCCGATCACCCATTTGTCTTTGTGATCAAGGACAATAAAACCAACTCCATTCTTTTCATTGGCAGGCTAGTGAAGCCCAAAGGGGACAAAATGCGCGATGAATTGTAG